A genomic window from Sphingomonas taxi includes:
- the treY gene encoding malto-oligosyltrehalose synthase, whose product MTPRATYRMQFHAGFTFADAEALVPYLDELGISHLYASPITVAAKGSTHGYDVVDPTRINPELGGEDGFRSLVAALKARNMGVVIDIVPNHMGVAGGGNAWWNDVLANGQASAYARFFDIDWSRRLLLPVLGDTLAATIANGDLAVEGDAIVAYGEHRFPLRPDVQESDLATLLDRQHYRLASWRVANDALNWRRFFTVNDLAGVRIEDPAVFEATHALYFRLYDEGLIDGVRIDHVDGLTDPIGYCRTLRERLGPDAWIVIEKILGAGEGQPLGWGVDGTSGYDFMEQVATLIHDPLGALPLEELWQEVSGRYQGFEAEEFEARQDLLAWQFSGQLDACVAAFVALNDDEAVTPAMLRRAIERLLWVFPVYRTYGTGSAAAPQDAAIRGLVRERVSWLIPPGEAHVVDRILAWLAGEGPQGSSGDAADAVRRFQQLSAPIAAKSVEDTAFYRSGRLLSRNDVGFDATILGVPVDAFHRIMADRARDVPHAMLTTATHDHKRGEDVRARLAVLSTIPDAWRARVEAWEALSWGWDHDVDGGDRYMLLQTIVGAWPEDGAAGDFADRLKAWQQKALREAKLRSSWEAPDEDYEAAAAALIDAYLADPRFVAEVTAFVAEIAPAARANTLVQTLLRYTAPGVPDLYQGTELADLSLVDPDNRRPVDYAARAALLGGDAVPAKLRLIADLLARRRADPALFADGDYRPATVEGSDRILAFNRSTGGRSLHVAALIRGTAVPDATIRFADGDTRTAAEIFAQDAVWYRIA is encoded by the coding sequence ATGACGCCCCGCGCCACCTATCGCATGCAGTTCCACGCCGGCTTCACCTTCGCCGATGCCGAGGCGCTGGTGCCGTATCTCGACGAACTCGGGATCAGCCACCTCTACGCCTCGCCGATCACCGTCGCCGCCAAGGGCTCGACGCACGGCTATGACGTCGTCGATCCGACCCGCATCAACCCCGAGCTCGGCGGCGAGGACGGCTTCCGCAGCCTCGTCGCCGCGCTCAAGGCGCGGAACATGGGCGTCGTTATCGATATCGTTCCCAACCATATGGGAGTCGCCGGCGGCGGCAACGCCTGGTGGAACGACGTGCTCGCCAACGGACAGGCGAGCGCCTACGCCCGGTTCTTCGATATCGACTGGTCGCGGCGGCTGCTGCTGCCGGTGCTCGGCGACACGCTTGCGGCGACGATCGCCAACGGCGACCTCGCGGTCGAAGGCGACGCGATCGTCGCTTACGGCGAGCATCGCTTCCCGCTGCGCCCCGACGTGCAGGAAAGCGACCTCGCCACGCTGCTCGACCGCCAGCATTACCGGCTGGCGAGCTGGCGCGTCGCCAACGACGCACTCAACTGGCGCCGCTTCTTCACCGTCAACGACCTCGCCGGCGTCCGCATCGAGGATCCCGCGGTGTTCGAGGCGACGCACGCACTGTATTTCCGCCTCTACGACGAGGGGCTGATCGACGGCGTCCGCATCGATCACGTCGACGGCCTCACCGACCCGATCGGCTATTGCCGCACGTTGCGCGAGCGGCTCGGCCCCGACGCCTGGATCGTCATCGAGAAGATCCTCGGTGCGGGCGAAGGCCAGCCGCTCGGCTGGGGCGTCGACGGCACCAGCGGCTACGACTTCATGGAACAGGTCGCGACGCTGATCCACGACCCGCTCGGCGCGCTGCCGCTCGAGGAATTGTGGCAGGAGGTGAGCGGCCGCTATCAGGGGTTCGAGGCGGAGGAGTTCGAGGCGCGGCAGGATCTGCTCGCGTGGCAATTCTCCGGCCAGCTCGACGCCTGCGTCGCTGCCTTCGTCGCGCTGAACGACGACGAGGCGGTCACCCCGGCGATGCTGCGCCGCGCGATCGAGCGGCTGCTCTGGGTGTTCCCGGTCTATCGCACCTATGGCACCGGCAGCGCCGCCGCGCCGCAGGACGCGGCGATCCGCGGCCTCGTCCGCGAGCGCGTGTCGTGGCTGATCCCGCCCGGCGAAGCGCATGTCGTCGACCGCATCCTCGCCTGGCTCGCCGGGGAGGGGCCGCAGGGATCTTCGGGCGATGCCGCCGACGCGGTGCGTCGCTTCCAGCAGCTATCCGCCCCGATCGCCGCCAAATCGGTCGAGGATACCGCCTTCTACCGTTCGGGCCGATTGCTGTCGCGCAACGACGTCGGCTTCGACGCGACGATTCTCGGCGTGCCCGTCGACGCCTTCCACCGGATCATGGCCGATCGGGCGCGCGACGTGCCGCATGCGATGCTGACCACCGCGACGCACGACCACAAGCGCGGCGAGGATGTCCGCGCCCGGCTCGCGGTCCTGAGCACGATCCCCGACGCATGGCGCGCGCGGGTCGAGGCGTGGGAGGCGCTGTCATGGGGCTGGGATCACGACGTCGACGGCGGCGATCGCTACATGCTGCTCCAGACGATCGTCGGCGCCTGGCCGGAGGACGGCGCGGCCGGCGACTTCGCCGACCGGCTCAAGGCGTGGCAGCAGAAGGCGCTGCGCGAGGCCAAGCTCCGCTCGTCTTGGGAAGCCCCCGACGAGGACTATGAGGCCGCCGCGGCGGCGCTGATCGACGCCTATCTTGCCGATCCGCGCTTCGTCGCCGAGGTCACCGCCTTCGTCGCGGAGATCGCGCCCGCGGCCCGCGCCAACACGCTCGTCCAGACTTTGCTGCGCTATACGGCGCCGGGCGTGCCCGACCTCTATCAGGGCACCGAACTCGCCGACCTCAGCCTCGTCGATCCCGACAACCGCCGCCCGGTCGATTATGCCGCGCGCGCCGCGTTGCTCGGCGGCGATGCGGTCCCGGCCAAGCTGCGGCTGATCGCCGACCTGCTCGCCCGCCGCCGCGCCGATCCGGCGCTGTTCGCCGACGGCGACTATCGGCCCGCCACGGTCGAGGGCAGCGACCGCATCCTCGCCTTCAACCGCAGCACCGGCGGCCGCAGCCTGCACGTCGCCGCGCTCATCCGCGGCACCGCGGTGCCCGACGCGACGATCCGATTCGCCGACGGCGACACCCGCACCGCGGCGGAAATCTTCGCGCAAGACGCGGTCTGGTATCGAATTGCCTGA
- a CDS encoding cupin domain-containing protein — MAIFNKDMVELAGRNDLWQKEVYRDAKVQIVLMAIPAGEEIGMETHPADQTTFIVEGEAQVVIDGHSTKATPNHLVVVPKGAQHNIVNKGAGALKLFSVYAPPAEPEGAAFKTKAEAEEAEKGLLAKAVDAVKDAVGH, encoded by the coding sequence ATGGCGATCTTCAACAAGGACATGGTCGAACTCGCCGGCCGCAACGACCTTTGGCAGAAAGAGGTCTATCGCGACGCCAAGGTGCAGATCGTGCTGATGGCGATCCCTGCCGGCGAGGAGATCGGCATGGAGACGCATCCCGCCGACCAGACGACCTTCATCGTCGAGGGCGAGGCGCAGGTAGTGATCGACGGTCATTCGACCAAGGCGACGCCCAACCACCTCGTCGTGGTGCCGAAGGGCGCACAGCACAATATCGTCAACAAAGGCGCGGGCGCGCTCAAGCTGTTCTCGGTCTACGCGCCCCCGGCGGAGCCGGAGGGTGCCGCCTTCAAGACCAAGGCCGAAGCGGAAGAGGCCGAGAAGGGCCTGCTCGCCAAGGCGGTCGATGCGGTGAAGGATGCCGTCGGGCATTAA